Part of the Penicillium digitatum chromosome 4, complete sequence genome is shown below.
TCTTTTCCAGAAGTGTCTCGTGGTGTGCTCTTCCAGGTCATCACGGGAAATCGTTCCGGTGAGTACTTGTCCCATAGCTCAGAGTTGCTCTTGTCTATCTTAAAGGTTCCGAGACTACCAGCTGAAGACTCGAGATGATAGCTTAATTCGGGGAGAATTTGCGTCGAAAATGATCCAGCTTCGAGTTTgtgagtaaaaaaaaaggggatgGGGATAGGGAAGATTCTCATGACTTACCAGCCACAACAACGGCATCCGCATCATGAATAACACCATCCTTGGTCTTTAGTCCTGTAACTTTATCTTTAGTCGGCTCGCGGTCGCTTTTCACTTTGACCAAGTAATCAACAGCTCCCTGCCGTGGCCCGAGATGAAACTTCACGCCCTTGTTGGCTGCCACTTTTTGATACTGCGCACATGCATTGCTGCACCTCACGAATCCCGCCAGAGAGTCAAGTACCGCCTCATAAGTGCTTTCGGACTCCGGAATATGGAAATTGAGTATCTTATCTTTCCAACCCAGCTTCTCAGCCCGTTTGCAGTCTGCGGGGTCACTCTTGACAAACTGTGTATCCCGTAGACCAGCACGCTGCATGTTGGCTAGAGTTTCCTTCTCTAGGGCGTCCAATTGGTCGGACGGCTGTATACGAAGCATTCTGCTATTAACAAACAGTCCGACATTTCTGTCGTCGTCTTGTTCCGTTGATTCGCGCTTTTCGTCCTCCGAAACCCACGCCTTTCGGCTTTCCAGGGCGAGACGCTGGTAGTGAATCTCTTTTCCATATGATGCGCGGAACTGATGTTGTTTGGTTAAGCATGGAAATGGGTCTGTGACAGTGGAAGTGCCTTGCAATTTTGTTGTGATCGGCGGATGCAGCTTGCACATCATCAGCTGTGGGGTCGTATCCATTTTCATCGTACTGACTTCGATCAAAGACGGTCACTTCATAGTCTGTGGGCCATGAGATATTGGTAATCTGACTTCAGGCAGATGCCTTACTTACTTCTATCTCGCAGGGCAATCGCCAGTGAAAAGCCAAATATGCCGGCTTCCATCCAGGGGTTGTTAGCACTCTCCAAAGACCGTACACCCGGATGTTTCTCACACCTCCAATAACAGCGACTGACTTGGGATCCTTCATTCTGGGCTCTGCTATCTTTGGATCTGGGGTTGTCGTGACTCAGTGAACGTAGTACAACTTGGGGGGGCTTGAAGGTCCCCGCCATAAGGCCAAGAGCTTCAAGGCTCATGAGGTCCTCACGATAGTGCACCTTGATTAGCGAAATTGACCCTTTGAATCATGTCAGAGGGGTCTAATAACATCCGTGGATGTTTTTTCGTTTCTATGTGGTATCTCTGCGTCGTGATCGGTAGTATACTTATGCCCCTAGATGGCGGAGTGGATATATTCTCGACCTTCGATAAACATCATCCATACACACGTCCAACGATGCTTATTATGTGTTgcccttgtttttttttttcctttaaGCTACCGCAATAAAAATTATCCTAACTTTCAATTATATCAACCTTGGATTGGAGAAATTGGTCAACACTGGAAGACGATGTGTGTAGATCAGCTCTTGATGTAGATCTTTTGTGAATCGTGATTCACCAACACGCAACCGCCCGgatggtctagtggtatgTTCCATGATTGATATGCTGTCCTGCGAATCTCAACTAATTCTTAATTAGGTATGATTCGCGCTTCGGGTGAACCTGTGCGAGGTCCCGCGTTCAAATCGCGGTTCGGGCCTTTcttaacttttttttttgaatccTCCAGGATTTCCAATGTGCAGAATGTCCCTTTCTGTTATACCCAAACTAAGAGGTAACCCCCCAAAGTGGATATCGGCTGCTTGCCGAAATGAAGGAGCCGGAACTCAGCCTGAAGTGACAACGCTGGATAGCTGCTGGCTCCGGCGGGTCCTGTAAACCTCAGATATTGGAACTGAGAGGTATCTAGAATGTGCCCTCTATCATAGTGAAGGAAATGGGAACCTTCTAAATTATTCATCAATCTGAATGTTGAATTCCACCTGATCTCAGCGCAAAGGTCAACCAGAGAAGGGTTCGACCAGACTTACCATTTGCCTTGACACCAACGTTGTTCTCACTATTATGGAATTAGGAGCCAAAGTGAGATCCTTTGCTACTTCTCACCGTGGGGCCAGGAAATGCCAGCCTGATAATGGTCTACGTCAAGGAAGTCAATAATATGGTAGCTgtagtagtagtagtagatttaattaacgtccggcagggagcaagctttcgcttgctcccgcgacctcccatggggtattgggacgtgcagtgctatggtttctataatacaaagatctttctccacagattgcagttcatgcattcgtaaatgcgagggctgagtagccagttgatgacggctgtctccgacgtgtgagccggccatcatggggatgagggtcccggggggtcccgggtgttacggacctacccgtcaccaatcagtggtgacccaccgggtacacagatgggccaccgagagccaatcaagcaaccacgtgatcacaggaggagtatatccctgcacggggtaggatatactcagaggggtcgatctaccccggggggtaggatataccccaggagcactggcgaccccaggaagcgaaggatatataaggacactctctcatgtacttagtttagttcttcgtcttcaatcatacattgttacttgtgtttaccttacgaccttgttgactcacttactatattatcacttgacaacaccaacgaacagaccaatactgcggtatagatctactcggcgctctacctggcatcgttccctgataccctcaaaaggacttaggctggataagactgtgcgcagcaacagctcggttgagagacagatcattgacgttggaggaccagcacaggcaagtataaccaggaaagcttctaacataactgtgaccagttaggcagtgcgtaacaccggggggtccaggtgtgtggtgattggcgggtgccaaaagactttgttgaggaaacaaatgaaggagttacctcgtgcagacccgcgagtagaagcttgtgagctccagtagttcaacaaactgcttggggtccaggctgcgaaggtaggcgactgcctctgtcctgtcggttggaggtgtcggggggcgttttggccagtgtcggaaagacctctgggttttgtggcagagagcgaggtgctctggtgactttcggcggccgcatgagcagtcgagtttggcgtcttcgtggttgaacttgcggtggtaccagtcgaagtcgccatgcgacgagcggagggcaagccagcggtggagcgctggtcgtcggagttcgagttccggcagtgaatcaatctcgtaggtgtctgaccagcgtcggtaccactgggagagtttttgagagaccgtgtcccaccagcgcaagcgagcctcgttccgaagttcccggaagatagatcggatcccgctaatcgtgggttcggcttccatccctatagcactaccgcgtagcgcgccttcaccggctaaggtgtcagcagcttcgttcccttcgatcccagtgtgcccaggggcccatcggagactgatattgtgctgttccatagcccggtggcaggctaaaaatgcccattgcgaggagttagaggcattccccctaatacaccagataacggatgtgctgtcaatacagagccagattttcgacctaggcggagctaccgcgattgcccgttcgagccctcgccaggctccgattgcttcggcgtcgaaaacatgagagcgtgagttgatagcgccagtagacttccgcacgacccagtttgggtcgaaggtctcgacccagaacccaacccagtctgggtctgggtcgaaacctcataacccagacccaacccagacccagtgactggggccccagaaaacccagtatagccccagttcgacccagtttctgcataaattatggcataaatatttaaataacatactgtcattttcccctgttatggtttctacatcgaaatgctacactctctaccaacaaggcaaaggaaattttaagaaataacctcgttctccaaagtaatatatctggttcaagattaattacttcttcaaatgctttatttcatatggaaaggtggtatgtgttggctgctggttttctcaggcgtaggattgcattccatttaaaatacaaagtataccccaagttgcagatatatatattcaacacacatcaacgtaatatatattttcatctacagagtaaaataatttttgaattcatttatttctcttcttctgtttaattctagagcttatataactatggatagatatctagtaaacttttatattcaaaactacttactacctcttaatctacttggtatatgcgacttgaagggagggtaggaagaaatattttgagaaggattaatggaactggggtgggaattggggtttgactggggttttactgggtttactgggttcttactgggttaaatgggttatgactgggtcttgactgggtcttgactgggttatctcaggggtatttctttagacccatataattttagtataatagaccaatcaacaagagtaggatgatttactatatttgatatatcaatattcctagacacttctacaactttagtgcatttctacctttgtacgttaaagaatttctccccttacatccatttgtatatattatatgtcattctcatgttatgtctcaaagccaactttccgactttgcatcgtcgctctatggtggtgatcttgacgatctctcatatatttcaactggacaagtcacaccatccgcaagtcaacacacaatcgactcaaacttccgaagaccagatgatcccctcccaatcccccctttattgaaacgcgttggacccgaccgtaggaaagggtttattctatacgatacaatgtcacataacgattttgtggactggtggttagagactgactacgggaggaaaagcaagcttaaatgggattcgaaccgccatacagagatctggaatagctaccatcaggtagctcagggtattgatggcgcaccaaaggttatgtgcaagcgctgtgggaagatcctagagcatccttatacactaagcccgaacagcacaggcaaagcgcagtatcatggcacatcaaccatccagaaacatcggaaaacggctggttgtttacggtcggaaaaggggaagaaagcggagattacaaacttcctacaacgagaggtatattttctatcataaaatcaagtaactatactaatttattattattctagggagaagtttcagcaagcatacccttcttacaagaagattgggaggaggatctcctccaatttcttactctcaaccggctcccattccatctgatcgagcatccatcattcaaacgcatcatcaataaagctcgttccgccccatcccctccagtgatcccatctgccgataccatccgtcgccgattgggcagtctagtcaaagaccggcagcagcgtatccttcgtacgctgccttctggctcaaagatatccattgcgcttgactgctggacatctccattctcgcaggcatttatggctattactggctatttcattgacagtgattgggtatatcgtgaggtactacttgggtttaagccgcttcatggtacacataccggctcttacctgagtagtgttcttatagaaaccctagtggagcacaacattgaagataaagtattcgggttgacaacagataatgcatcaaacaacaagacattagctactgctctccaacaggctttgtcagatgatactattatcacccgaataccatgtcttgcccacgttatccagctcagcctcaatcagcttcttgctcggatcaaggcagttccattaaatgaatcagccgagacaaggtggacagagaagcagtcaaggctagcccaagaaaatgcgaagcaaagtcagatctcctccacactgaacaaagtccgttaccttgcgatttacgtcaatgcaagtccccagcgcagagagaccttttacaatcttcagacaactaatatcaagatcgttccaatccaagatgtaaagacacgatggaattctacgttcctcatgcttcgccgggcaaagaggctacgtgctatcttctctttattctgtacagagtatgattgtgaggagatgctactcagcgagcaagagtggcgtcagatcgactatcttctttgtatcaccgagcccttctttgattatacaacacagctatcaaagactcgagatgtcactgcccactatgtgtttaagatctacaacaaactgtttgatcatcttgagcgatcacaggcacagctacgccgaaagcgtgtcccatggaaaaaacagatgctagaggcccttgaagctggtcggtctaagcttgatgagtattactcccaagctgatgatcttcgagggaatatctatgcaatcagtacaatgcttgcaccggtgaacaaattcaaattcttcctctccagtgattgggatcagaaatggcgagatacctatcgacttgcttttgaacaagcccttgttccatatcaagcacaagttagaataagcagtcgtgatctacaaagctctctaacgatagcccatccaagctcaaggctagaggagatgcttgatggaagggatatacaaccacgagccattactgatgaaatcagtcaatatcttgacagcggtaagtaaatacaaagagtatgtgtgataataatactaatatagatatagatactgtttctgttaggccgcttactttctggaaagagcaccaggctcgctttccggccattgctgcccttgcgcgagatacactctcatttccagcaactggcgcaggagttgaacgcctctttaataccgctcgagatatttgtcactatcgtcgtggtagaatgaagagtgagactgtcgaggcattaatgatgtttctttgtacaacgaaatttgatatggaggagcaggaagcaacacttcttgagaaaattttctcccaggatgagcttgaggcggcaaaagaggagagggaagagaagctcagtgagattgaggttgatccaattagtgatacagaggagcaggaggatgaactggaagataaaccaggggatgcaattgaggttgtaattgaggatagaccagaggatataccggaggagaggcccttacctacaagtgaatatggtcgtccttgctcgccatcattaccaccaacctgtacacagacacgagcatcagggagaaaacgtaaaagcagggaagatgatttatttgaataccattagcttgcttgacaaagaatcctcaattatacgcatctcttttaccctttttacaaataaaattagatataatcaagtaaagcaaatactcaaaattaccgcgaataaatgcataagttatacatttagaatccttagcatgtttgtttagtttgtaacccagtttggggccccagacccagtactgggtcgaaccctccgacccagacccattactgggtcgaagggttcgacccaaaacccaacccagactgggttgggtctgggttgggtctgggttttactgggtcgtgcggaagactaagcgccagcgccagtgtcgatttgggtgccgtttaccataagtacgaagccatagcctacgtacttgatgccctcctgccactgctcggagccatctgagaagacgcagatatctgtgggtagactgcggcatatccgctccaatggatatcagatcgatccttatatccgcaatttgcggatattggatatgagttgatatccacatccgcactgcggatatgagttgatatccacatccgcactagcataactctcgcttactttcccccttatagcctgtcacatgatcttaatgcagcttaccaatatttccttaccactgaaataaacgcatgtttggtcctgacagaaccaaccccttcaatcgtgttagagatactagagatctacgatgaatgtagatgtaactggaaatctctt
Proteins encoded:
- a CDS encoding FAD dependent oxidoreductase; the protein is MKDPKSVAVIGGVRNIRVYGLWRVLTTPGWKPAYLAFHWRLPCEIEFRASYGKEIHYQRLALESRKAWVSEDEKRESTEQDDDRNVGLFVNSRMLRIQPSDQLDALEKETLANMQRAGLRDTQFVKSDPADCKRAEKLGWKDKILNFHIPESESTYEAVLDSLAGFVRCSNACAQYQKVAANKGVKFHLGPRQGAVDYLVKVKSDREPTKDKVTGLKTKDGVIHDADAVVVAAGSFSTQILPELSYHLESSAGSLGTFKIDKSNSELWDKYSPERFPVMTWKSTPRDTSGKDTGSIYVLPRTPEGLLKIGYRGIKWTNFQPAPQDSPFTQDGQWSVPLPAKECSIIPEPALYAIKQFVSIFLPEFENTPLFSTKLCWYTDSLDNSSVIDHVPTYAERSVFVCTGGSGHGAKFLPVLGKHAADIFENGDQSSSCMRSFWRWRPDAPRRNGLEEGPGGPRDLSHQ
- a CDS encoding putative RNA-directed DNA polymerase from transposon X-element, encoding MEQHNISLRWAPGHTGIEGNEAADTLAGEGALRGSAIGMEAEPTISGIRSIFRELRNEARLRWWDTVSQKLSQWYRRWSDTYEIDSLPELELRRPALHRWLALRSSHGDFDWYHRKFNHEDAKLDCSCGRRKSPEHLALCHKTQRSFRHWPKRPPTPPTDRTEAVAYLRSLDPKQFVELLELTSFYSRVCTR